A region from the Hippopotamus amphibius kiboko isolate mHipAmp2 chromosome 15, mHipAmp2.hap2, whole genome shotgun sequence genome encodes:
- the LOC130836715 gene encoding olfactory receptor 2G3 translates to MEKANESSLMGFVLLGFSDHPRLEAVLFVFVLFFYLLTLAGNFTIIIISYLDPPLHTPMYFFLSNLSLLDICFTTSLAPQTLVNLRGPEKTITYGGCVVQLYISLALGSTECILLAVMALDRYAAVCKPLQYVVIMNPQLCQQLASISWLSGLVNSLVHATFTLQLPFCGNHRLDHFICEVPALLKLACVDTTINELVLFIVSVLFLLIPPVLILISYGFITQAVLRINSVEARHKAFSTCSSHLTVVIIFYGTIIYMYLQPSNSYAQDQGKFISLFYTMVTPTLNPIIYTLRNKDVKDALKKLLSGKLCSLWT, encoded by the coding sequence ATGGAAAAAGCCAATGAGAGTTCCCTGATGGGTTTTGTCCTTCTAGGCTTCTCAGACCACCCTCGCCTGGAGGCTGTGCTCTTTGtgtttgtccttttcttctaccTCCTTACCCTTGCGGGAAatttcaccatcatcatcatctcataCCTGGATCCTCCTCTTCATACCcctatgtacttcttcctcagcaaCCTCTCCCTACTGGACATCTGCTTCACTACTAGCCTTGCACCTCAGACTCTAGTTAATCTGCGAggaccagagaaaaccatcacttaTGGAGGTTGTGTGGTACAACTCTATATTTCTCTAGCGCTGGGCTCCACCGAGTGTATCCtcctggctgtgatggccttggaTCGTTATGCTGCTGTCTGCAAACCCCTCCAATATGTAGTCATCATGAACCCACAGCTATGCCAGCAGCTGGCATCCATCTCCTGGCTCAGTGGTTTGGTCAATTCCCTGGTTCATGCTACCTTTACCTTGCAATTGCCTTTTTGTGGCAACCATAGGCTAGATCATTTTATTTGTGAAGTACCAGCTCTTCTCAAGTTGGCTTGTGTGGACACCACCATCAATGAGTTGGtgcttttcattgttagtgtccTGTTTCTCCTAATTCCCCCAGTACTCATCCTTATCTCCTATGGCTTCATAACTCAAGCAGTGCTGAGGATCAACTCAGTGGAGGCAAGGCACAAAGCATTCagcacctgctcctcccaccttACAGTGGTGATCATTTTCTATGGCACCATAATTTACATGTACCTGCAACCAAGTAACAGTTATGCACAGGACCAAGGTAAGTTCATCTCACTTTTCTACACCATGGTGACCCCCACCTTAAATCCTATTATCTACACTTTAAGAAACAAGGATGTGAAAGATGCTTTGAAGAAACTTCTCTCAGGAAAACTGTGCTCCCTATGGACATGA